The following DNA comes from Streptomyces globosus.
GGGCGGTGCGGCTGTACCGGGAGGCCGCGGCGCGGGCCTGACCCGCCGCGGGCCGGCCTACTCGGGGATCCCCTCGGGCACCCAGGCGGGGGCCGCCTCCTGCCCGGCCGGGACACCCGCCGCAGCGGGCACCGCCGCGGGCTCCGCGGGGAGCTCCGCCGCGGGCGCGAACCAGGTCGGCCCGCCGGCGAGGGCGTGGCGGATCCGGTGGAGGGCGAAGGGGTGGAGCGGCGGCAGGGCGTCCGGCTCGAACCAGCCGACCTCCAGCGACTCGTGGTCGTTGACGCGGGCCTCGCCGCCCGTGGCGCGGCAGCGGAACGTGGTGTCCTGGAACTGGCAGACGTCACCGTTGGGATAGGTGAACGGTTCGAGCATCTCGACGAGGACGACCTGCTCGGGGACGCAGCGGACGGCCGTCTCCTCGTACACCTCGCGCACGGCGGTGTCGGCGGGCTGCTCCCCCGGCTCGGGGATGCCGCCGATCACGGACCAGCCGCCGGTGTCGGCGCGGCGGCCGAGCAGCACGCGTCCGAGGTCGTCGACGACGACGGCGGTGACGCCGGGAAGCAGGAGGAGCCGGTTCCCTGCGTGTTCGCGGATCTCGCGGATGAACTCAGGTGTCATCCCCCGACCATACGAGGCCGCGGGCGCGGCCCCCGTCAGGCGGCGCGGCCGCGGGAGCGGATCCGCCGTGACAGGGCCAGGCCGAGCCCGCCGGCGGCGAGCACGAGGAGCACGTACTCCGGCAGCGGGCCGAGGCGGGTGGCGGGCGTCTCCGTGGAGCGCAGCGGGATCTCGGCGACGAGCGCGTCCGCGGTGAACATCTCCGTCTGCCGGACGACCCTGCCGTCGGGGCGGATGACGGCGCTGACGCCGCTGGTGACGGGGACGAGGACGGTCCGGCTGTGCTCGACGGCCCGGACGCGGTCCATGGCCAGCTGCTGGTAGGTCATCTGGGTGCGGCCGAAGGTGGCGTTGTTGCTCGGCACGGCGATGACCTGGGCACCGGCCCGGACGGTGGAGCGGACGGCGTCGTCGAAGGCGGCCTCGTAGCAGGTGACCATGCCGACGCGGCTCCCGGCCATGTCGAAGACGCCGGGCTCCTTGCCGGGGCCGAAGTCGCGGCTCACCCGGTCCACGTCCTTGCTGAACAGGCGCACCACGGACCGCATGGGGATCCGCTCGCCGAAGGGCTGGATCTTGCGCTTGTCGTAGGTGTCGGTGGGGCCCTTCTCGGGGTCCCAGCGGATCACCGTGTTGCGGAGCGGTCCCGTCTCGGGGGCCAGGACGGCGCCGATCGAGACGGGCACGCCGACGGCCTTCACCGCGTTGTCGATGACGCGGTAGGCGTCCGGCTGGGTGAAGGGGTCGATGTCGGAGGAGTTCTCCGGCCAGACCACGAAGTCGGGCCGGGGGGTCTTGCCCGCACGGGCCTCCTCGGCGAGCTGGAGGGTCCGGTTGGCGTGGTTGTCGAGGACGGCGCGGCGCTGGGCGTTGAAGTCGAACCCGGCGCGCGGGACGTTTCCCTGGATGACGGCGGCCACCGCCGTGCCGTCCTCGGCGGCGGAGGAGACGAGGGGGCGGGCCGCGAGGGCCGCTCCGAGGGGGGCCGCGACGGCGAGTGCGGCGATGGCGGCGGCGGCCGGGCGCGGCCTCTCGCGGGCGGCGAGCAGGGCGGCGTACAGGCCGAAGCCGCACAGGGCGGTGGCGAAGGACAGCAGCGGGGTGCCGCCGACGGCGGCGAGGGGCAGGAGGATGCCGTCCGCCTGCCCGAAGGCGAGCTTGCCCCAGGGGAAGCCGCCGAAGGGGGCGCGGGCCCGCAGCGCCTCGCCGGCGGTCCAGACGGCGGCCGCCCACAGCGGCCAGGCGGGCAGCCGGCCGACGAGGGCGATGCCGGTGGCGGTGAGGGCGATCATGAGGGCTTCGAGGGTGGCCAGGGCGATCCACGGGACCGGGCCGACGCCCTGGCTGGTCCACACGAGCAGCGGCAGCAGGAAGCCCAGGCCGTGGAGGAGGCCGAGCCCGGACGCGGCACGGGCCCGGCGGCCGCGCAGGCAGCCGGCGAGCACGGCGAGGGCGACGGGCGCCAGCCACCACAGGGGCCGCGGCGGGAAGCTCAGGTAGAGCAGTGCACCGGAGCCGGCGGCGAGGAGGGCGCGGACCGCGGCGGCCCTCCGCCCGGACTGCTCGGCGCCCGCGGGCCGCGCGGAAGGGGAACCGGCACCGGCGACGGCTTCCGCTCCGGCGGTTCGGGGCTCTCGGGTGACACTGCTGCTCATCTGGCGGAGTGTACGCGGCCGGTCCGCCGGGGCGGGCTCGGGCGGGTCGGGCGGCGTGCTCAGCGGGTGTGCGTCCGCAGGTGGGTGTCGATCACGCGGACCGCGTTCTCGGCGTCGTCGACGGTGACGGTGAAGAGCCTGCCGTCGCCGAGGTGGAGCGCGAGGCCCTCGCCGCGGCGCACGATGACGGCGGTGCCCTTCTGGGGCCGCCAGCGGTGGCCCCAGCCGCCCCACTGCTGCGGGGTGATGTGGGGCAGGTACTCGGCGCGGGTGACCTCGGCGAGGCGGACGGTGCGGCGCGGCAGGCCGATGTGGCCGCAGCGGACCTCCAGGGCCTCG
Coding sequences within:
- the lnt gene encoding apolipoprotein N-acyltransferase, whose product is MSSSVTREPRTAGAEAVAGAGSPSARPAGAEQSGRRAAAVRALLAAGSGALLYLSFPPRPLWWLAPVALAVLAGCLRGRRARAASGLGLLHGLGFLLPLLVWTSQGVGPVPWIALATLEALMIALTATGIALVGRLPAWPLWAAAVWTAGEALRARAPFGGFPWGKLAFGQADGILLPLAAVGGTPLLSFATALCGFGLYAALLAARERPRPAAAAIAALAVAAPLGAALAARPLVSSAAEDGTAVAAVIQGNVPRAGFDFNAQRRAVLDNHANRTLQLAEEARAGKTPRPDFVVWPENSSDIDPFTQPDAYRVIDNAVKAVGVPVSIGAVLAPETGPLRNTVIRWDPEKGPTDTYDKRKIQPFGERIPMRSVVRLFSKDVDRVSRDFGPGKEPGVFDMAGSRVGMVTCYEAAFDDAVRSTVRAGAQVIAVPSNNATFGRTQMTYQQLAMDRVRAVEHSRTVLVPVTSGVSAVIRPDGRVVRQTEMFTADALVAEIPLRSTETPATRLGPLPEYVLLVLAAGGLGLALSRRIRSRGRAA